In Lacerta agilis isolate rLacAgi1 chromosome 8, rLacAgi1.pri, whole genome shotgun sequence, one genomic interval encodes:
- the APOE gene encoding apolipoprotein E: protein MKFLALFFTAFLLGGSWANPVPEEEAKSKWEETVDVFRDVVTRIGDAADDVTAQIKSSQLSKELDGFITDTMAELDLYTENLRSKIGPYAQDAQQRLTTEMSALSEKLRTDMEETKGKVVQYTNDARLMLNHNMEVLRSQFNLYMRKMKKRLTKDVDDLQRKLDAYRAEVQTSTDEKVEAVRQSLEPYFSKIRDKGQQRFQALVQAVGEQGKMVHEQLNSRAQELKDSFDQTAEKVREWFAPLVEDLTARIQALVEKVKEAQAQVQAQAQAEA from the exons ATGAAATTCCTCGCCCTGTTTTTCACAGCATTCCTGCTGGGAG GCTCCTGGGCCAACCCTGTCCCCGAAGAAGAGGCAAAATCCAAATGGGAGGAGACGGTGGATGTCTTCAGGGACGTAGTGACCAGGATTGGGGATGCGGCTGATGATGTCACCGCTCAGATCAAGAGTTCGCAGCTCAGCAAGGAACTGGA cGGCTTTATCACAGACACCATGGCGGAGTTGGACCTCTACACAGAGAACCTGCGCTCCAAGATAGGCCCCTACGCCCAGGATGCGCAGCAGCGCCTGACGACCGAAATGTCGGCCTTGTCCGAGAAGCTGCGGACCGACATGGAGGAGACCAAGGGCAAGGTGGTCCAGTACACCAACGATGCACGCCTGATGCTCAACCACAACATGGAGGTGCTGCGGTCCCAGTTCAACCTCTACATGCGCAAGATGAAGAAGCGCCTCACGAAGGACGTCGACGACCTGCAGAGGAAGCTCGACGCCTACAGGGCGGAGGTGCAGACCAGCACAGACGAAAAGGTGGAAGCTGTGCGCCAGAGCCTGGAGCCCTATTTCTCCAAAATCCGCGATAAGGGGCAGCAGCGTTTCCAGGCCCTGGTGCAGGCCGTCGGAGAGCAAGGGAAGATGGTCCACGAGCAACTCAACAGCCGAGCTCAGGAGTTGAAGGACTCCTTTGACCAGACGGCCGAAAAGGTGCGCGAGTGGTTCGCCCCCTTGGTGGAGGACCTCACTGCCCGGATCCAGGCCCTTGTGGAGAAAGTCAAGGAGGCTCAGGCACAGGTGCAGGCACAGGCACAGGCAGAGGCCTAA